In Flavobacterium endoglycinae, one DNA window encodes the following:
- a CDS encoding TIGR01777 family oxidoreductase: MTQNVLLTGGTGFIGKHLTDVLIEAGYSVSVLSRSDRENTPRVTYYKWDLNKDYIDENAVLNADYIIHLAGEGIVEKRWTKKRKKVLAESRVKPVELIHSVLKRHDKKLNAFISASGIGIYGAVTSHKICTEETPPADDFLGMTCQVWENAADTIESLGIRTVKIRTGIVLGKDEGFMKKVAPSFKAGFGAVLGTGKQYLPWIYIEDLCQIYCKAVTDDQLHGPYNAAITDNTTNSRFSKILASLYGYTIWLPKAPSFILKIVLGEMSEAILTGQRVSSEKIQKTGFEFQCTDLEKALINCLK, encoded by the coding sequence ATGACTCAAAATGTTCTATTAACAGGCGGAACTGGCTTCATTGGAAAACATTTAACTGATGTTCTTATCGAAGCGGGATATTCTGTATCTGTTTTGAGCCGTTCTGATAGAGAAAACACACCACGTGTAACGTACTATAAATGGGATTTAAACAAAGATTATATCGATGAAAATGCCGTTCTTAATGCAGATTATATCATTCATCTTGCAGGAGAAGGAATAGTAGAAAAAAGATGGACGAAGAAACGAAAAAAAGTTCTAGCAGAAAGCCGCGTAAAACCAGTTGAATTGATTCATTCTGTTTTAAAACGGCATGATAAAAAACTTAACGCTTTTATTTCTGCTTCGGGAATTGGAATTTACGGTGCGGTTACAAGTCATAAAATATGTACCGAAGAAACGCCTCCTGCTGATGACTTTTTAGGCATGACCTGTCAGGTTTGGGAAAATGCCGCAGATACTATTGAAAGTTTAGGCATTCGAACCGTTAAAATCAGAACCGGAATTGTTTTAGGAAAAGATGAAGGTTTTATGAAAAAGGTGGCACCCAGTTTTAAAGCCGGTTTTGGCGCTGTTTTAGGAACAGGAAAACAATATCTCCCTTGGATTTATATTGAAGATTTATGTCAGATATACTGCAAAGCAGTTACTGACGATCAATTGCATGGCCCGTACAATGCTGCTATAACAGACAATACTACCAATTCGAGATTCTCCAAAATACTGGCATCATTGTACGGATATACAATCTGGCTTCCTAAAGCTCCTTCTTTTATTCTTAAAATTGTTTTAGGAGAAATGAGTGAAGCTATTTTAACTGGGCAAAGGGTTTCATCTGAAAAAATACAAAAAACCGGATTTGAATTTCAATGTACTGATTTAGAAAAAGCGTTAATCAATTGCCTAAAGTAA
- a CDS encoding RNA-binding S4 domain-containing protein produces the protein MRIDKYLWCVRYYKTRNMVTEACKKNQVTVNGQVAKPSKEVFPTDRITFRKDQITYIITVLDIPENRVGAKLVDIYRKNETPPEAFEHLEMLKLSKEHYRRSGTGRPTKKDRRDIDDYGNDFIDDDDEI, from the coding sequence ATGAGGATAGATAAATACCTGTGGTGCGTACGTTATTATAAGACCAGAAATATGGTAACCGAGGCCTGCAAAAAGAATCAGGTTACTGTAAATGGGCAGGTTGCAAAACCATCGAAAGAAGTTTTTCCTACCGACCGAATTACCTTTAGAAAAGATCAGATTACCTATATAATAACTGTACTGGATATTCCAGAAAATCGTGTTGGAGCAAAACTTGTCGATATTTATCGTAAAAACGAAACTCCGCCTGAAGCATTCGAACATTTAGAAATGCTGAAACTTTCTAAAGAACATTATCGCAGAAGCGGTACAGGAAGGCCTACCAAAAAAGATCGTCGTGATATTGACGACTACGGAAATGATTTTATTGACGACGACGACGAGATTTAG
- a CDS encoding SRPBCC family protein encodes MKLYKIVTVQHINASVEECWDFFSSPKNLQTITLDNMNFQIQDYDDKRMYHGQIITYTLKPLFGIKISWVTEITACKENEYFIDIQRFGPYKLWHHKHFFERLEDGSTKMTDIVHYALPFGILGRIVNRLVVKTKLKNIFDYRYNKIEELFNSKKA; translated from the coding sequence ATGAAATTATATAAAATAGTAACCGTACAACATATCAATGCCAGTGTAGAAGAATGCTGGGATTTTTTCTCAAGCCCGAAAAACCTGCAGACTATTACGCTCGATAACATGAATTTCCAAATTCAGGATTACGACGACAAACGTATGTATCACGGACAGATTATAACCTATACCTTAAAACCACTTTTTGGAATCAAAATTTCGTGGGTCACGGAAATTACAGCTTGTAAAGAAAACGAGTACTTTATAGATATTCAGCGTTTTGGTCCTTACAAACTTTGGCATCACAAACACTTTTTTGAACGATTAGAAGACGGCAGCACCAAAATGACCGACATTGTTCATTATGCTCTTCCTTTCGGAATTTTAGGACGGATCGTGAATCGATTAGTTGTAAAAACCAAACTAAAAAACATCTTCGATTACCGATATAACAAAATCGAAGAATTGTTTAATTCTAAAAAAGCTTAA
- a CDS encoding tetratricopeptide repeat protein: protein MKNLLLVSFLMISCSIWAQSATAYFDKAFKKAEAGNHKGAIADYNKAISMNSKFVEAYQNRGVAKFKLKDYKGALADFSKTIDLDSMNADAYTGRANVNFTLSNFNEAIEDCTSSLGLNPKDYIAYNLRGLAYNKIGDKKNACADFSKAIELGSKSAAVNKASICK from the coding sequence ATGAAAAACCTACTACTTGTATCATTTCTTATGATCAGCTGCTCGATCTGGGCACAATCTGCAACTGCTTATTTTGACAAAGCTTTCAAAAAAGCCGAAGCTGGAAATCACAAAGGCGCCATTGCCGATTACAACAAAGCCATCAGCATGAATTCGAAATTTGTTGAAGCCTACCAAAACAGAGGTGTCGCAAAATTCAAATTAAAAGATTACAAAGGCGCTTTGGCTGATTTTAGCAAAACAATCGATCTTGACAGCATGAATGCCGATGCGTATACGGGTCGTGCCAATGTAAACTTTACGCTTTCAAATTTTAATGAAGCAATCGAAGACTGTACCTCATCACTTGGCTTAAATCCTAAAGATTATATCGCTTACAATTTAAGAGGACTTGCCTACAATAAAATTGGAGACAAGAAAAACGCTTGTGCTGATTTTTCTAAAGCAATCGAGCTTGGCAGTAAAAGTGCCGCTGTGAATAAAGCTTCGATATGCAAATAA
- a CDS encoding phosphoribosyltransferase family protein, with translation MSKNIILTNQEIEHKIKRIAYQIYETFVDEEEVVIAGIASSGSIFAQKIASALKDISTLKVSLCEVKVDKQNPQLPIQTSLTKEEYANKGLVLVDDVLNSGTTLIYAVRHFLDVPLKKFKTAVLVDRNHKKYPVKADFKGISLSTSLLEHVQVVFDENGDNYAFLS, from the coding sequence ATGAGCAAGAATATCATCTTAACCAATCAGGAAATCGAACACAAAATAAAACGTATCGCGTATCAGATTTACGAAACATTTGTTGACGAAGAAGAAGTTGTAATTGCCGGAATTGCTTCTAGCGGTTCTATTTTTGCTCAAAAAATTGCTTCGGCTTTAAAAGATATTTCTACTTTAAAAGTTTCACTTTGCGAAGTAAAAGTCGACAAACAGAATCCGCAACTGCCAATTCAGACTTCTTTAACAAAAGAAGAATATGCCAACAAAGGATTAGTTTTGGTTGATGATGTATTAAATTCTGGAACTACCTTAATATATGCAGTCCGTCATTTCTTAGATGTACCACTTAAAAAATTCAAGACTGCAGTTCTAGTTGACCGAAACCATAAAAAATATCCTGTAAAAGCTGATTTTAAAGGAATTTCTCTTTCAACATCACTATTAGAACACGTTCAGGTTGTTTTTGATGAAAACGGAGACAATTACGCCTTCTTAAGCTAA
- a CDS encoding sterol desaturase family protein translates to MISFLIFLGVFLFMECVTWFTHKYIMHGFMWYFHSDHHQPKYENTFERNDIFFVIFATPSIILFYLGVQGGFNYLFFIACGITLYGVCYFLIHDVLIHQRFKWFKNTKNKYLIGLRKAHKIHHKHLNKEKGECFGMLFVPFKYYKI, encoded by the coding sequence ATGATTTCCTTCTTAATCTTTTTAGGCGTTTTTCTGTTTATGGAATGTGTGACCTGGTTTACGCACAAGTACATCATGCACGGTTTTATGTGGTACTTTCACTCCGATCATCATCAACCGAAATACGAAAACACCTTTGAACGCAACGATATATTCTTCGTCATTTTTGCTACTCCTAGTATAATCTTGTTCTATCTTGGTGTACAAGGCGGATTCAACTATTTGTTTTTCATTGCCTGCGGAATCACTCTTTATGGAGTGTGTTATTTTCTAATTCACGATGTTTTGATTCACCAGCGCTTTAAATGGTTTAAAAACACCAAAAACAAATACCTCATCGGATTAAGAAAAGCACATAAAATTCACCACAAACACCTTAACAAAGAAAAAGGAGAATGCTTCGGGATGTTGTTCGTACCCTTTAAATATTATAAAATATAA
- a CDS encoding ABC1 kinase family protein has product MKTIDYIPTSKIERAGKLVQTGAKIGINYVKHYAEKIVNPDLTRDKLNENNAEDIYDGLKSLKGSALKVAQMLSMDKNFLPQAYVEKFSLSQFSVPPLSAPLVLKTFKNNFGKTPTEIFDEFNPNSVNAASIGQVHLAKKGDKKLAVKIQYPGVANSISSDLALVKPIAIRMFNLQGKDSDKYFKEVEDKLIEETNYLLELKQSQEVVDACSKIENIIFPNYYPEFSSEKIITMDWMTGIHLSEFTAKNTNQEVGDKIGQALWDFYMYQIHVLRKVHADPHPGNFLVNDENQLIALDFGCMKQIPDDFYTPYFELINKDVITDEKLFNEKLFELEILRKDDTPAEIEYFTEMFHELLSLFTKPFQNETFDFADEKFFNAIAELGKRFSEDTNLKKMNGNRGSKHFIYMNRTFFGLYNLMFDLKAKIVVDNYLKY; this is encoded by the coding sequence ATGAAAACCATCGATTATATTCCAACTTCAAAAATAGAAAGAGCCGGAAAACTAGTTCAAACCGGAGCCAAAATTGGGATAAACTATGTAAAACATTATGCTGAAAAAATAGTAAATCCTGATTTGACCCGTGACAAATTAAATGAAAATAATGCCGAAGATATTTACGACGGCTTAAAAAGCTTGAAAGGAAGTGCTCTGAAAGTGGCTCAAATGCTGAGTATGGATAAGAACTTTCTGCCTCAGGCGTATGTAGAGAAATTTTCACTTTCGCAGTTTTCTGTTCCCCCGCTTTCTGCGCCTTTGGTTTTAAAAACATTCAAAAATAATTTTGGCAAAACACCGACTGAAATTTTTGATGAATTCAATCCAAATTCAGTAAACGCAGCCAGCATTGGCCAAGTGCATTTGGCTAAAAAAGGAGATAAAAAATTAGCGGTTAAAATTCAATATCCTGGAGTTGCCAACAGTATTTCATCCGATTTGGCTTTGGTAAAGCCTATTGCAATCAGAATGTTTAATCTGCAGGGAAAAGATTCGGATAAATATTTTAAAGAAGTTGAAGACAAACTGATTGAAGAAACCAATTATTTGTTAGAATTAAAACAAAGCCAAGAAGTCGTTGATGCCTGCAGTAAAATTGAAAACATCATTTTTCCAAATTATTATCCTGAATTTTCATCAGAGAAAATCATTACAATGGATTGGATGACAGGGATTCACCTTTCTGAATTTACTGCCAAAAATACAAACCAAGAAGTTGGAGATAAAATAGGGCAGGCGCTTTGGGATTTTTATATGTATCAAATTCATGTTTTGAGAAAAGTTCACGCAGATCCGCATCCGGGGAACTTTTTGGTGAATGATGAAAACCAATTAATTGCTTTGGATTTTGGTTGTATGAAACAAATTCCGGATGATTTCTATACTCCGTATTTTGAATTAATCAACAAGGATGTCATTACAGATGAAAAGCTTTTCAACGAAAAATTATTCGAATTAGAAATTCTTCGTAAAGATGACACACCGGCGGAAATTGAATATTTCACCGAAATGTTTCATGAATTATTATCGCTTTTCACCAAACCTTTTCAAAACGAAACTTTCGATTTTGCCGATGAAAAATTCTTCAACGCTATTGCCGAGTTAGGAAAACGTTTCTCAGAAGATACAAACCTTAAAAAAATGAACGGAAACCGTGGTTCTAAACACTTTATTTACATGAATCGTACTTTCTTTGGTTTGTACAATTTAATGTTTGATCTGAAAGCAAAAATTGTCGTTGATAATTATTTGAAATATTAG
- a CDS encoding shikimate kinase, giving the protein MKKIVLLGYMGCGKSTIAQNLSKITNIPFLDLDICIEKRANLSIKEIFEKHGEIYFRKLEHEMFLELLQSSENYIIGLGGGTPCYANNHLLLQRDDIISVYLKASIETLYNRLVHNKSKRPLIADMNEEEMKEFIAKHLFDRSFYYNHAQHKVSVDHKTVEDTVNDILAILA; this is encoded by the coding sequence ATGAAAAAAATCGTTTTATTAGGATATATGGGATGCGGAAAGTCAACGATCGCCCAAAATCTGTCAAAAATTACCAATATTCCGTTTTTGGATTTAGATATTTGCATCGAAAAAAGAGCAAATTTGTCCATAAAAGAGATTTTTGAAAAGCATGGAGAGATCTATTTTCGAAAATTAGAGCATGAAATGTTTCTAGAATTGCTTCAATCTTCAGAAAATTACATTATTGGTTTAGGCGGAGGAACCCCATGTTATGCCAATAATCATTTGTTATTGCAACGAGATGATATAATTTCAGTTTATTTAAAAGCTTCGATTGAGACTTTATATAATAGATTAGTGCATAACAAAAGCAAGCGCCCGTTAATTGCTGATATGAATGAAGAGGAAATGAAAGAATTTATCGCGAAGCATTTGTTCGACAGAAGTTTTTATTACAACCATGCACAGCATAAAGTGTCGGTTGATCATAAAACAGTCGAAGATACGGTAAACGATATATTGGCAATATTAGCTTAA
- a CDS encoding phytoene/squalene synthase family protein: MKSLFDAVSFKCSKLVTKNYSSSFSLAVKMLSPSIRDAIYSIYGFVRFADEIVDSFHDYEKEYLIDDFEKEYYKAMQLGISLNPILNSFQQTVKQYNITDDMVQAFLKSMKLDLIKSNYQTQTEYIDYIYGSADVVGLMCLKVFVSGKEHKYEQLKNEAMRLGSAFQKVNFLRDLKDDNLILNRTYFPGVNLNNFNEDSKTQIINEIEEDFRIAYQGIVKLPIEAKFGVYTAYVYYKKLLKKLKNTPYYEIGNSRIRVSNYTKAGLLAQSFVTYKLKLV, encoded by the coding sequence ATGAAATCACTATTCGACGCCGTTTCTTTTAAATGCAGCAAACTCGTAACCAAAAATTACAGTTCTTCTTTTTCGCTTGCGGTAAAAATGCTTTCCCCTAGTATTCGCGATGCCATTTACAGTATTTACGGATTTGTTCGTTTTGCTGACGAAATCGTAGATTCATTTCATGATTACGAAAAAGAATATCTGATTGATGATTTTGAAAAAGAATACTACAAAGCAATGCAATTAGGCATCAGCTTAAATCCGATTCTAAATTCTTTTCAGCAAACTGTAAAACAATACAATATTACCGATGATATGGTTCAAGCTTTTCTAAAAAGCATGAAACTTGATCTTATCAAATCAAATTATCAAACCCAAACCGAATATATAGATTACATCTACGGATCTGCTGATGTAGTGGGATTGATGTGTCTAAAAGTTTTTGTTTCAGGAAAAGAACATAAATACGAACAATTAAAAAACGAAGCCATGCGTTTGGGATCGGCTTTTCAGAAAGTAAATTTCTTAAGAGATTTAAAAGACGACAACCTGATTTTAAACCGAACGTATTTTCCGGGAGTTAACCTCAACAATTTCAACGAAGATTCGAAAACACAAATCATCAATGAAATCGAAGAAGATTTCCGAATTGCTTATCAAGGAATTGTAAAACTGCCAATCGAAGCGAAATTTGGGGTTTACACCGCTTATGTATATTATAAAAAACTGCTGAAAAAGCTGAAGAATACACCGTATTATGAAATTGGAAATTCCAGAATCAGGGTTTCGAATTACACAAAAGCTGGACTTTTAGCGCAGTCTTTTGTAACCTATAAATTGAAATTGGTTTAA
- a CDS encoding MerR family transcriptional regulator, which produces MVNNIKTVFSIKDLENLSGIKAHTIRIWEKRYNILEPMRTDTNIRLYNLQNLQKLLNITLLHEYGYKISKIATYPEEKIPQLVREIISKKNSQNYAITSFKMAMMNFDQELFFNTFDWLISEKTFKEVFKDHFLPLLKELGLLWQSETITPANEHFMSHLIKQKILIYTESLQIQKPTKTDRIFVLSLPLNEIHQIGLLYLQYEILSRGYKTIYLGESMPIENLQDLTKHFENITFVSFMTIQPDRNVINQYVRSMGQKLLQNNNEIWLMGKMVEHIDRKVLPERIHIFDSMEETMERF; this is translated from the coding sequence ATGGTAAACAATATTAAAACTGTTTTCAGTATAAAAGATCTCGAAAATTTATCTGGTATTAAAGCACACACCATTCGTATCTGGGAAAAAAGATATAACATTCTGGAACCCATGCGTACAGATACGAATATAAGGCTATACAACCTGCAAAATTTACAGAAGCTTTTAAATATTACCTTATTACACGAATACGGTTATAAAATTTCTAAGATCGCTACCTATCCGGAAGAAAAGATTCCGCAGCTGGTTCGCGAAATTATATCAAAGAAAAACTCTCAGAATTACGCCATTACTTCGTTTAAAATGGCAATGATGAATTTCGACCAGGAATTGTTTTTCAATACTTTTGACTGGCTTATTTCTGAGAAAACTTTTAAAGAAGTTTTCAAAGATCATTTTTTACCATTATTAAAAGAATTAGGATTATTATGGCAGTCAGAAACCATAACTCCGGCAAATGAACATTTCATGAGCCATTTGATCAAACAGAAAATCCTGATTTATACCGAAAGCCTTCAGATTCAAAAACCAACAAAAACAGACCGAATTTTTGTGCTTTCACTTCCGTTGAATGAAATTCATCAAATTGGTTTGTTATATCTGCAATACGAAATTTTATCAAGAGGGTATAAAACCATTTATCTGGGCGAAAGTATGCCTATTGAAAACCTTCAGGATTTGACCAAACATTTTGAAAACATCACTTTTGTTTCCTTCATGACCATTCAGCCGGATCGAAATGTAATCAACCAATACGTACGTTCTATGGGGCAGAAATTACTGCAGAATAACAATGAAATATGGCTTATGGGTAAAATGGTTGAACATATTGACAGAAAGGTTTTACCTGAAAGAATCCATATTTTCGACTCGATGGAAGAAACAATGGAACGTTTTTAA
- a CDS encoding phytoene desaturase family protein: MTKTIAILGSGFSSLAASCYLAQQGNQVTIYEKNPTIGGRARQFKKDGFTFDMGPSWYWMPDVFERFFQDFNKKPSDYYELIKLNPAYRVYFGINDFISICDNLEDIKSAFEAIEKGSAVKLQKFIDQAKSNYDIAIKDLVYRPGVSPLELVTPQTALKLNQFFSSVSADIRKEFKNEKLIQILEFPVLFLGAKPTKTPSFYNFMNYADFGLGTWHPKTGMHDVVKAMEKLALELGVTIKTNSPVERIIVENKSAIGILINGEIIKADIIVSGADYQHTETLLEKEHRAYSEKYWESRVFAPSSLLFFVGFNKKIENISHHALFFDVDFNQHAADIYDNPKWPKEPLFYANFPSKTDTTAAPDGMESGFFLIPLAPGIEDTPALRFLYFEKIIARFEQLTQQSIKNNIIFKESFCKNDFVTDYNAYKGNAYGMANTLLQTAFLRPKLKSKKVRNLYFTGQLTVPGPGVPPALISGKLTAELIQKSLRS; this comes from the coding sequence ATGACAAAAACTATCGCAATATTAGGATCAGGCTTTTCTTCATTAGCCGCTTCTTGTTACCTTGCACAGCAGGGAAACCAAGTAACTATTTATGAAAAAAATCCAACAATTGGCGGCCGTGCCCGACAATTTAAAAAAGACGGTTTTACATTTGACATGGGGCCAAGCTGGTATTGGATGCCTGATGTTTTTGAACGTTTCTTTCAGGATTTTAATAAAAAACCTTCTGATTATTACGAACTCATAAAGTTAAATCCTGCTTACAGGGTTTATTTTGGCATTAATGATTTCATTAGCATTTGTGATAATTTAGAAGATATAAAATCAGCTTTTGAAGCTATTGAAAAAGGAAGTGCCGTAAAACTTCAAAAGTTTATTGATCAAGCAAAAAGCAATTACGATATCGCCATAAAAGATTTGGTATACCGTCCCGGAGTTTCTCCGCTGGAATTAGTTACACCACAGACAGCTTTAAAACTTAATCAATTTTTCAGCTCCGTAAGCGCTGATATTCGGAAAGAATTCAAAAACGAAAAACTGATCCAGATTTTAGAATTTCCTGTTTTGTTTCTAGGTGCAAAACCCACTAAAACACCTTCTTTTTACAATTTCATGAATTACGCCGATTTCGGCTTAGGAACTTGGCATCCCAAAACCGGAATGCACGATGTTGTAAAAGCAATGGAAAAACTAGCTTTAGAATTGGGCGTTACCATAAAGACGAATTCTCCTGTTGAACGAATTATAGTTGAAAATAAATCAGCAATAGGAATTTTAATCAATGGTGAAATTATAAAAGCAGATATTATTGTAAGCGGAGCCGATTACCAACATACCGAAACGTTACTAGAAAAAGAGCATCGGGCTTATTCTGAAAAATATTGGGAAAGCCGCGTTTTTGCTCCTTCTTCACTCCTATTTTTTGTTGGTTTTAATAAAAAAATAGAAAACATTTCGCATCACGCCTTATTCTTTGATGTTGATTTCAATCAGCATGCAGCCGATATTTACGACAATCCAAAATGGCCGAAAGAACCTTTGTTCTACGCCAATTTCCCATCTAAAACAGATACAACTGCTGCACCCGACGGAATGGAATCTGGATTTTTTCTGATCCCGTTAGCTCCGGGAATTGAAGATACACCAGCATTACGATTTCTCTATTTCGAAAAAATAATCGCTCGTTTTGAGCAACTTACACAGCAGAGCATTAAAAATAACATTATCTTTAAGGAATCATTCTGTAAAAATGACTTTGTAACAGATTACAACGCGTACAAAGGAAATGCTTACGGAATGGCCAATACTTTATTGCAGACCGCGTTTTTAAGACCCAAATTAAAAAGTAAAAAAGTCCGAAATTTATATTTCACAGGACAATTAACCGTTCCAGGGCCGGGAGTTCCTCCAGCCTTAATTTCAGGAAAACTGACCGCTGAATTAATTCAAAAATCTTTAAGATCTTAA
- a CDS encoding TetR family transcriptional regulator C-terminal domain-containing protein, with product MASKKKVITKDEIVSKYMEEVLEKGQKPKSVYHFAKGNDFTEAEFYSFFGTLEGLEKEIFRLFFENTVNLLHSNEEYQQYDMKNKMLSFYFTFFEILTANRSYVLQSLKIDRNPLKNLVQLTTLRNSFKEYVSEILTDDYRLEQEKLQKFQEKAIQESAWLQLMLTIKFWMEDESAAFEKTDIFIEKSVNASFELMNVAPMNHLIDLGKFLFKEKIYSRP from the coding sequence ATGGCATCTAAAAAGAAGGTAATTACCAAAGATGAGATCGTTTCAAAATATATGGAAGAAGTGTTAGAAAAAGGACAAAAACCAAAATCAGTGTATCATTTTGCCAAAGGAAATGATTTTACTGAAGCCGAATTTTACTCTTTTTTTGGAACACTAGAAGGTTTAGAAAAAGAAATATTCCGACTGTTTTTTGAAAATACTGTAAATCTGCTTCACTCCAACGAAGAATATCAACAGTATGATATGAAAAACAAAATGCTGAGCTTCTACTTTACTTTCTTTGAGATTTTAACTGCTAATAGAAGTTATGTGCTTCAATCGCTTAAAATCGACAGAAATCCACTTAAAAACCTAGTTCAGTTAACGACACTGCGAAATAGTTTTAAAGAGTATGTCTCTGAAATTTTAACGGATGATTACAGATTAGAACAAGAAAAATTGCAGAAGTTTCAAGAAAAAGCCATTCAAGAATCGGCTTGGCTGCAATTGATGCTGACAATTAAATTCTGGATGGAAGACGAATCAGCCGCTTTTGAAAAAACAGATATTTTTATTGAGAAATCAGTGAATGCATCATTCGAACTCATGAATGTAGCACCAATGAATCACTTAATTGATTTAGGAAAGTTTCTTTTTAAAGAAAAAATATACAGCAGACCATGA
- a CDS encoding cryptochrome/photolyase family protein, whose translation MTKQKVTLFWFRRDLRLEDNTGLFHALQSDFPVVPLFIFDNDILEHLPKNDARVTFIYDSLEKINSELHKLDSSILIKKGKTKDVWKSLIEEFDIQYVFFNKDYEPFAIARDTAISSILKENNIKSLSFKDHVIFEEKEITKADGSPYTVYTPYKNKWLEKYKLSGPVSEYDTVKLQSNFAKHSFKFPQLSEIGFERSSIKVQPHNLTQIGNYKETRDFPALDSTSYLSPHLRFGTVSIRKLVNWADRKNQTFLSELIWREFFIQILFSFPKCVNHNFKSNYDGIQWRNNEEDFKRWCSGTTGYPMVDAGMRQLNETGYMHNRVRMVVASFLCKHLLINWQWGEAYFAQKLLDFELASNVGNWQWAAGTGCDAAPYFRVFNPEIQQQKFDSKGEYIRKWIPEFDLGYNEPMIDHAFARDRAIETYKKGIVK comes from the coding sequence ATGACAAAACAAAAAGTTACTTTATTCTGGTTTAGACGTGATTTGCGTTTAGAAGACAATACTGGATTATTTCATGCTTTGCAATCTGATTTTCCTGTTGTACCTCTTTTCATTTTCGATAATGATATTTTAGAACATCTCCCAAAAAATGACGCCAGAGTAACTTTTATATACGATTCGCTTGAAAAAATAAACTCAGAATTACATAAGCTTGATTCTTCTATTTTAATCAAAAAAGGAAAGACGAAAGACGTTTGGAAATCCCTAATTGAAGAATTTGACATTCAATACGTTTTCTTCAACAAAGATTACGAACCTTTTGCTATTGCACGTGATACTGCAATTTCATCTATCTTAAAAGAAAATAACATCAAATCTTTATCTTTTAAAGATCATGTAATCTTCGAAGAAAAAGAAATCACAAAAGCCGACGGAAGCCCGTATACTGTTTACACTCCTTATAAAAACAAATGGCTTGAAAAATATAAGCTTTCTGGGCCTGTTTCGGAATATGACACTGTAAAACTTCAATCTAATTTTGCAAAACATAGCTTCAAATTTCCCCAATTGTCCGAAATTGGTTTTGAAAGAAGTTCAATAAAAGTACAGCCTCACAATTTAACACAAATTGGAAATTACAAAGAAACCAGAGATTTTCCTGCTTTAGACAGTACATCTTATCTTTCACCTCATTTGCGTTTTGGCACTGTCAGCATTCGGAAATTGGTGAACTGGGCAGATCGAAAGAACCAAACTTTTTTAAGCGAATTAATCTGGAGAGAATTTTTTATTCAAATTCTGTTTAGCTTCCCGAAATGTGTCAATCATAATTTCAAGTCCAATTACGACGGAATTCAATGGCGAAACAACGAAGAAGATTTCAAACGCTGGTGTTCGGGAACAACTGGTTATCCAATGGTCGATGCTGGAATGCGTCAGTTAAACGAAACGGGATATATGCACAATCGTGTGCGTATGGTGGTGGCGAGTTTTCTTTGCAAACATTTACTCATCAACTGGCAATGGGGCGAAGCGTATTTTGCGCAAAAACTTCTAGATTTTGAATTAGCATCTAATGTGGGAAATTGGCAGTGGGCAGCAGGAACTGGCTGTGATGCGGCGCCTTATTTCAGGGTTTTTAATCCCGAAATTCAACAACAGAAATTTGATTCTAAAGGAGAATACATCCGCAAATGGATTCCTGAATTTGATTTAGGTTACAACGAACCAATGATCGATCACGCTTTTGCGAGAGATCGTGCGATTGAAACTTACAAGAAGGGAATCGTTAAGTAA